The Vicia villosa cultivar HV-30 ecotype Madison, WI linkage group LG1, Vvil1.0, whole genome shotgun sequence genome includes a region encoding these proteins:
- the LOC131642985 gene encoding uncharacterized protein LOC131642985, with the protein MLGTSINFSRGRGEDRFYNPPQARRLLHTAENERIRRAHSDVTVSRSVVREKSVDSVDKEKKRESNRVGSEETKKVAAVSSCETEVKRLSNLERFLKSVTPSVHAQHLSKRNTRGFRTCSEEVPPYFVLGDLWESFREWSAYGAGVPLVLNDKDSVVQYYVPYLSGIQIYAQTAKPHVKSRQLGEDSDSDFRDSSSDGSSDCEPARGYREQRNLPHLSDDLLSHWMGGLSVRNQHTLPQDGFSSDDGESVNSQGYLLFEYLERDTPYGREPLADKMMDLAFRFPQLLTLRSCDILSSSWISVAWYPIYRIPMGQTLKDLDACFLTYHSLSTPVGGSQRVQPPVPSHPTEMDGVPKISLPVFGLASYKFKGPLWTPSGGYERQLSNSLLQNADKWLRLLQVSHPDFLFFSR; encoded by the exons ATGTTGGGTACTAGCATCAACTTTTCGCGTGGTCGTGGTGAGGATCGGTTTTACAATCCGCCGCAAGCTCGCCGGTTGTTACACACGGCGGAGAATGAGAGGATTCGGAGAGCTCACAGCGATGTGACGGTCAGTCGGTCGGTGGTGAGAGAGAAATCGGTGGATTCGGTTGACAAGGAGAAGAAACGTGAGAGTAACCGGGTTGGGTCTGAAGAGACCAAGAAAGTAGCTGCTGTGAGTTCGTGTGAAACGGAGGTGAAGCGGTTGAGTAACTTGGAGAGGTTTTTGAAATCGGTTACACCGTCTGTGCATGCTCAGCATCTTTCGAAG AGGAACACGAGAGGCTTTAGGACGTGCAGTGAGGAGGTTCCACCTTACTTTGTTCTTGGTGATTTATGGGAATCATTCAGGGAGTGGAGTGCTTATGGGGCTGGAGTACCGCTTGTATTAAATGATAAAGATAGTGTTGTTCAATACTATGTTCCTTATCTTTCTGGGATTCAAATTTATGCCCAGACTGCCAAGCCACATGTAAAGTCAAG GCAACTAGGTGAGGATAGTGACAGTGATTTCAGGGACTCAAGTAGTGATGGTAGCAGTGATTGTGAACCTGCTAGAGGATATAGGGAACAAAGGAATCTTCCCCATCTCTCGGATGACTTATTATCTCATTGGATGGGTGGGTTATCTGTGAGAAATCAGCATACTCTTCCGCAAGATGGCTTTTCTAGTGATGACGGTGAATCTGTCAATTCTCAGGGCTACTTGCTATTTGAGTATCTTGAACGGGACACTCCTTATGGCCGCGAACCTTTGGCTGATAAG ATGATGGACCTTGCTTTTCGTTTCCCTCAACTGCTGACACTTAGAAGTTGTGATATACTATCATCAAGTTGGATATCTGTAGCAtg GTATCCTATATACCGAATCCCAATGGGTCAGACATTAAAAGATCTTGATGCGTGCTTTCTGACATACCattctctttctacacctgtggGAG GTTCACAAAGAGTGCAGCCTCCTGTACCATCACATCCAACTGAGATGGATGGTGTCCCAAAAATATCTTTACCTGTTTTTGGTCTCGCCTCATACAAGTTCAAGGGACCCCTGTGGACTCCAAGTGGTGGATACGAGCGCCAGTTATCCAACTCTCTTTTACAGAATGCTGATAAATGGTTAAGACTGCTTCAGGTCAGTCACCCAGATTTCCTGTTTTTCAGCCGTTGA